One region of Edaphobacter bradus genomic DNA includes:
- a CDS encoding response regulator: protein MRTYRSAEERQEAGEHTTWVIQEYQTEEEALSKLDAQFGDLFHTQDFLEGRKAESRSTRENEPEPKNMRPLGLIRSSLMKEGIMPLVEALTTETLSDGITVMTVEVGGPTESWPDRSKTGRILCVDDDIVSTSIRAEILREHGYSVVLYDRPLAALRSDLSMFDLAILDFDMPELNGRELLLRMRALGARFPVVLLTGCVEMLSSEDRVLFARCIDKGMPVYRLLDTIAEFLDPNQIPDCGLREQHRGTSSNRPRDPLPD, encoded by the coding sequence ATGAGAACTTATCGTTCAGCGGAAGAACGACAAGAAGCAGGAGAACACACGACATGGGTAATTCAGGAATATCAGACTGAGGAAGAGGCATTGTCAAAACTCGACGCGCAATTTGGAGACCTTTTCCACACGCAGGACTTTCTAGAAGGCCGGAAGGCCGAAAGCCGGTCTACCAGGGAAAATGAGCCCGAACCAAAAAACATGCGACCGCTCGGTCTCATACGCTCCAGTCTTATGAAGGAGGGAATTATGCCCCTCGTCGAAGCGCTTACCACAGAAACGCTGTCCGATGGAATTACCGTAATGACCGTAGAAGTCGGAGGCCCAACCGAGTCCTGGCCAGATCGGTCGAAGACCGGTCGCATTCTTTGCGTCGACGACGACATCGTAAGCACGTCGATACGCGCAGAGATTCTGAGAGAACACGGTTACTCAGTCGTTCTATATGATCGTCCGCTTGCAGCTCTACGCTCCGATCTCTCCATGTTCGATCTCGCGATCCTGGATTTTGATATGCCGGAGCTAAATGGCAGGGAGTTATTGCTACGCATGCGAGCATTGGGCGCGAGGTTTCCGGTCGTGCTACTGACGGGCTGCGTGGAGATGCTTTCGTCTGAAGATCGCGTGCTGTTTGCACGATGCATTGACAAGGGGATGCCGGTCTATCGGTTGCTCGACACTATTGCAGAATTTCTCGATCCAAATCAGATTCCTGACTGTGGCTTGCGAGAGCAGCATAGAGGCACCTCGTCAAATCGACCACGCGACCCTTTGCCAGACTAG
- a CDS encoding serine hydroxymethyltransferase, giving the protein MPIDLNASLAASDPDIATQIANEINRQHEGLEMIASENFVSRAVLEAAGTVFTNKYAEGYPGKRYYGGCEYADVVENIARDRAKQIFGAEHANVQPHSGSQANAAAYMALMQPGDCILGLDLAHGGHLTHGHKLNFSGKLYRIVGYQVRKDTETIDYDALEALAEREKPKVIVGGGSAYPRQFDFARMRQIADKVGAYLVIDMAHFAGLVAGGVHPSPVPHAHIVTTTTHKTLRGPRAGLILCKQEFAANVDRSVFPGQQGGPLMHIVAAKAVAFKEALQPEFAEYAAQVVKNAKVLAETLAGVGYRIISGGTDTHLILVDVFQKGILGSEAETALGVAGITVNKNAIPYDTNPPLKPSGIRIGTPALTTRGMKEAQMRVIAGWIAQALEHRADPAVLAKIRGEVGELAEKFPLYGWLRQA; this is encoded by the coding sequence ATGCCCATTGATCTGAATGCCTCCCTTGCAGCCTCTGATCCTGATATCGCCACGCAGATAGCCAATGAGATCAACCGCCAGCATGAAGGGCTGGAGATGATCGCCTCGGAGAACTTCGTCAGCCGCGCAGTGCTGGAGGCGGCTGGGACGGTCTTCACGAACAAGTACGCCGAGGGGTATCCCGGCAAGCGGTATTACGGCGGCTGTGAGTATGCGGATGTGGTGGAGAACATCGCCCGCGACCGCGCGAAGCAGATCTTCGGCGCGGAGCACGCGAATGTGCAGCCGCACTCGGGCTCGCAGGCGAACGCCGCGGCGTACATGGCGCTAATGCAGCCGGGAGACTGCATTCTGGGGCTCGATCTGGCGCACGGCGGCCACCTGACCCATGGGCACAAGCTGAACTTTTCAGGCAAGCTGTACCGCATCGTCGGCTACCAGGTGCGCAAGGACACCGAGACGATCGACTACGACGCGCTTGAGGCGCTGGCGGAGCGCGAGAAGCCGAAGGTCATCGTCGGCGGGGGCAGTGCATATCCGCGGCAGTTCGACTTTGCGCGGATGCGGCAGATCGCGGACAAGGTTGGCGCATACCTGGTGATCGATATGGCGCACTTCGCAGGGCTGGTCGCGGGCGGAGTGCATCCTTCGCCGGTTCCGCACGCGCATATCGTCACGACGACGACGCACAAGACGCTGCGCGGGCCGAGGGCCGGACTGATCCTGTGCAAGCAGGAGTTTGCCGCGAATGTCGACCGCAGCGTGTTTCCCGGCCAACAGGGGGGGCCATTGATGCACATCGTCGCGGCCAAGGCGGTGGCCTTCAAGGAGGCGCTGCAGCCTGAGTTCGCCGAGTATGCCGCGCAGGTGGTGAAGAACGCAAAGGTGCTGGCCGAGACGCTGGCTGGGGTAGGGTACCGGATTATCTCGGGCGGTACGGACACGCACCTGATCCTGGTGGATGTCTTTCAGAAGGGGATCCTGGGCTCGGAGGCCGAGACGGCGCTGGGCGTGGCGGGGATTACGGTGAACAAGAACGCGATTCCGTATGACACGAACCCGCCGCTGAAGCCGAGCGGAATCCGCATCGGCACTCCGGCGCTGACGACGCGCGGGATGAAGGAGGCCCAGATGCGCGTGATCGCAGGGTGGATCGCGCAGGCCCTGGAGCATCGCGCCGATCCTGCCGTGCTGGCGAAGATACGGGGCGAGGTAGGGGAACTGGCGGAGAAGTTTCCGCTGTATGGGTGGCTTCGCCAGGCCTGA
- a CDS encoding DUF4126 family protein, giving the protein MAVLSWLMAIPLLGFVTGLRPMTPIMVLCWFAYRGDLPLDDSWASWAAKLWVAIVFTLLAVGEYIGDKLPTMPDRTMSAALAVRLFFGGLIGAIVATGLNGAGFEGVILGVLTALAGTFCGFYARKDIVVKNRIADWKVGLVEDVIAVLCAVLAMGVVTG; this is encoded by the coding sequence ATGGCGGTGTTGTCTTGGCTGATGGCGATTCCGCTGTTGGGCTTTGTGACGGGGCTGCGGCCGATGACTCCGATCATGGTGCTGTGCTGGTTTGCCTATCGGGGGGATCTGCCGCTGGATGATTCGTGGGCGTCCTGGGCGGCGAAGCTGTGGGTGGCGATTGTCTTTACATTGCTGGCGGTGGGCGAGTACATCGGGGACAAGCTTCCAACGATGCCTGACAGGACGATGTCGGCAGCGCTGGCGGTACGGCTGTTCTTCGGTGGGCTGATCGGTGCGATCGTGGCGACGGGGCTCAATGGTGCAGGCTTCGAGGGAGTGATTCTCGGCGTGCTGACGGCGCTGGCCGGGACGTTCTGCGGCTTTTACGCAAGGAAGGACATCGTCGTAAAGAACCGTATCGCGGACTGGAAGGTGGGACTGGTAGAGGACGTGATCGCTGTGCTATGCGCGGTGCTGGCGATGGGTGTGGTGACGGGGTAG
- a CDS encoding DUF5367 domain-containing protein, producing the protein MRLSNVLFFLTFGLVFWILGTLLSQVRGHIVFETTLVRYWISFIATPILSTAVCILLLRWRHIPVTQWAVAALLIAIPGMIGEAVLLSHFTAFMPKMQPTTAGRFGAFLFATYAFFLAICELVTLRTGGPPLAP; encoded by the coding sequence ATGCGCCTCTCCAATGTCCTCTTCTTTCTTACCTTCGGACTCGTCTTCTGGATTCTGGGCACACTCCTGTCTCAGGTGCGCGGACATATCGTCTTTGAGACGACGCTGGTCCGTTACTGGATCAGTTTCATTGCGACCCCGATCCTCTCCACTGCCGTCTGCATCCTCCTGCTCAGATGGCGTCACATCCCGGTGACACAATGGGCTGTAGCCGCGCTCCTCATCGCGATCCCCGGAATGATCGGCGAGGCGGTCCTGCTCTCGCACTTTACTGCCTTCATGCCGAAGATGCAGCCGACCACTGCAGGCCGGTTCGGAGCGTTTCTCTTTGCCACTTATGCATTCTTTCTTGCCATCTGCGAGCTCGTCACTTTGCGGACAGGAGGTCCACCGCTCGCCCCCTGA
- a CDS encoding TetR/AcrR family transcriptional regulator translates to MRPKVKPPRPRLGKEKILEKCLASFVKSGTLDLSLDELAKSVRVSKRMLIHYFGGKEVIERSAVVLLEDQLRARFRADAFPPGTTLLQAISALWEQTTHPEARGVLLLVMDLTRRAWGGSKQARNFYLQQQRLWVELLLKFSDDEKLVKTVLQLFQGAVLAYLVTGDRELGLQALKRFVTGQE, encoded by the coding sequence ATGCGTCCGAAAGTCAAGCCCCCTCGGCCTCGATTGGGGAAAGAAAAGATTCTGGAAAAGTGTCTGGCCTCCTTCGTAAAGTCGGGCACGCTCGATCTTAGCCTCGATGAGCTTGCAAAGAGTGTCAGGGTCAGCAAGCGAATGCTGATCCACTACTTTGGGGGCAAAGAGGTTATCGAGAGATCGGCTGTTGTTCTGCTGGAAGACCAGTTGCGGGCAAGGTTTCGAGCAGATGCGTTTCCGCCGGGAACGACGTTACTGCAGGCGATCTCCGCGCTGTGGGAGCAGACGACGCATCCCGAGGCGCGAGGCGTTCTTCTGCTCGTGATGGACCTGACGCGGAGAGCGTGGGGCGGATCGAAGCAAGCGAGGAATTTTTATCTGCAACAGCAGCGGCTATGGGTGGAGTTGCTGTTGAAGTTTTCTGACGACGAGAAGCTGGTAAAGACAGTATTGCAGCTGTTTCAGGGGGCGGTGCTTGCTTATCTGGTCACGGGGGACAGGGAATTGGGGCTGCAGGCGCTCAAGCGATTTGTTACGGGCCAGGAGTGA
- a CDS encoding SPFH domain-containing protein, which produces MTLFGEVMSPGSGRGTDDAHLQRMRKLTKFGAVAVVALIGCMIFFNYIATITRIGAGYVGVEVVLSGSQRGPSEIPIRTGWVFYSPLRSQIIEFPTFVQTVKWTHDLNEGRATNEEMSFNSKEGMEIYSDVSLSYAIDPKRVPDFYVKYRVNDLDLFTHGILRDVVRNSLNEVASTYNVEQIYGEQKAEFLRKVETLIQQKMEPVGVMIQQFGFIGAPRVPAVIAAAITSKAQAIQDAERARNELAKTQAEAAKQIAAAEGDAKANVTRAQGEAEANRIRQSSLTPQLLELRKIENQKELIERWNGQLPSVQTGSGGMLMELPKVDR; this is translated from the coding sequence ATGACTCTTTTTGGCGAGGTAATGTCCCCCGGCAGCGGCCGGGGCACAGACGACGCGCATCTGCAGCGGATGAGGAAGCTGACGAAGTTCGGCGCAGTGGCTGTTGTGGCGCTGATCGGCTGCATGATCTTCTTCAACTACATTGCGACGATCACGAGAATCGGCGCGGGCTACGTCGGCGTGGAGGTTGTGCTGAGCGGCTCGCAACGCGGGCCTTCGGAGATCCCGATTCGCACGGGCTGGGTGTTCTACAGCCCGCTGCGGAGCCAGATCATCGAGTTCCCGACGTTTGTGCAGACCGTGAAGTGGACGCATGATCTGAATGAAGGCCGCGCGACGAACGAGGAGATGAGCTTCAACTCGAAGGAGGGGATGGAGATCTACTCAGACGTCTCGTTGAGCTATGCGATCGACCCGAAGCGCGTGCCGGACTTCTATGTGAAGTATCGCGTCAACGATCTTGACCTGTTCACGCATGGAATTCTGCGCGACGTGGTCCGCAACTCGCTGAACGAGGTTGCCTCGACGTACAACGTAGAGCAGATCTATGGCGAGCAGAAGGCCGAGTTTCTGCGCAAGGTCGAGACGCTGATCCAGCAGAAGATGGAGCCTGTGGGTGTGATGATTCAGCAGTTCGGGTTCATCGGAGCGCCGCGGGTTCCGGCGGTGATTGCTGCGGCGATTACGTCGAAGGCGCAGGCGATTCAGGATGCGGAGCGCGCTCGCAACGAGCTGGCGAAGACCCAGGCCGAGGCGGCCAAGCAGATCGCCGCGGCCGAGGGCGACGCCAAGGCGAACGTGACGCGCGCGCAGGGCGAGGCCGAGGCGAACAGGATTCGCCAGAGCTCGCTGACGCCGCAGCTTCTGGAGCTCAGGAAGATCGAGAACCAGAAGGAGCTGATCGAGCGCTGGAACGGGCAGTTGCCGAGCGTGCAGACCGGCAGCGGCGGCATGCTGATGGAGCTGCCGAAGGTTGACCGGTAG
- a CDS encoding thioredoxin domain-containing protein — translation MPLIVTCKHCGQKNRIPAKHLADTGKCGNCKNPLPPASEPLHTDPALFDEIVAQSTVPVLVDFWADWCGPCHMAAPEVARTAANTAGRALVLKVDTEKYPQLAARYNVRGIPNFVVFRNGKLIAQQAGAVGHEVMESWLNGAA, via the coding sequence ATGCCCCTTATCGTCACCTGCAAACACTGCGGCCAGAAGAACCGCATCCCCGCCAAGCACCTCGCCGACACCGGCAAATGCGGCAACTGCAAAAATCCCCTCCCGCCCGCGAGCGAGCCGCTCCACACCGATCCCGCGCTCTTCGACGAGATCGTCGCGCAGTCCACCGTTCCCGTGCTCGTCGACTTCTGGGCCGACTGGTGCGGGCCCTGCCACATGGCCGCGCCCGAGGTGGCGCGGACCGCCGCCAACACCGCCGGCCGCGCCCTTGTCCTCAAAGTCGACACCGAGAAGTACCCGCAGCTCGCCGCGCGCTACAACGTCCGCGGCATCCCCAACTTCGTCGTCTTCCGCAACGGAAAACTCATCGCCCAGCAGGCTGGCGCCGTCGGCCACGAGGTCATGGAATCCTGGCTCAACGGCGCCGCCTGA
- a CDS encoding SDR family oxidoreductase, with product MLKGKTALITGGASGIGLAAAKLMHANGARVVITGRDASKLEAARQEIGEDALALQVDVLRRESLVTMASKIKEAFGGLDVFFANAGVAYVTPLATTTEEAYDTLMDSNVKSVFFSLQAVEPILRDGASVILNTAWLNQVGVPGRAVLSATKAAVRSFARSFSADLLERRIRVNAVSPGLIDTPILRGVGQSEHPGQTDAEFKEYLAGAAKLIPIGRLGRPDEIAAAVLFLAGDASSYMLGSELVVDGGFAEL from the coding sequence ATGCTCAAAGGAAAAACCGCATTGATCACCGGTGGTGCTTCAGGCATCGGATTGGCCGCCGCAAAGTTGATGCACGCTAACGGTGCTCGCGTTGTCATCACCGGAAGGGATGCAAGCAAGCTGGAGGCCGCACGCCAGGAGATTGGTGAGGACGCGCTTGCGCTGCAAGTTGACGTGCTCCGCCGCGAAAGCCTTGTGACTATGGCATCGAAGATCAAGGAAGCGTTCGGCGGCTTAGACGTGTTCTTTGCCAACGCCGGCGTGGCCTACGTTACTCCGCTGGCGACGACCACTGAGGAGGCCTATGACACCCTTATGGACTCGAACGTCAAATCGGTATTCTTCTCCCTCCAGGCGGTAGAGCCCATCTTGCGCGACGGTGCTTCCGTGATCCTAAACACCGCTTGGCTCAACCAGGTGGGCGTTCCCGGTCGTGCGGTTCTGTCCGCCACCAAGGCAGCCGTGCGCTCGTTTGCACGATCGTTCTCGGCTGACCTGTTGGAACGGCGGATCCGCGTCAATGCGGTGAGCCCCGGCCTCATCGACACTCCGATCCTGCGCGGCGTTGGACAGTCCGAGCATCCGGGTCAGACTGACGCCGAGTTCAAGGAGTACCTGGCTGGTGCAGCAAAACTGATCCCGATCGGACGTCTGGGTCGTCCGGACGAGATCGCGGCAGCGGTGCTGTTCCTGGCAGGCGACGCGTCGAGCTACATGCTCGGCTCCGAGTTGGTGGTCGACGGCGGCTTCGCCGAACTCTGA
- a CDS encoding carboxymuconolactone decarboxylase family protein, protein MFDWKETIQNINIRLKELSTRTPDTLRGSALLAGAGAKTNHLSAKTRELIALTVAVTTRCDGCIAMHAAEAVKLGVSNEEMAEALGVAINLNAGAAMVYSTHVLDAMDKLKQA, encoded by the coding sequence ATGTTCGACTGGAAAGAGACGATTCAGAACATCAATATTCGCCTCAAGGAACTGTCAACGCGCACGCCAGATACCCTCCGGGGCTCAGCCCTTCTGGCCGGTGCGGGCGCCAAGACCAACCACCTGAGTGCCAAGACGCGTGAACTGATCGCGTTGACCGTCGCGGTTACCACTCGCTGCGATGGCTGCATCGCCATGCATGCAGCCGAGGCCGTGAAGCTCGGCGTGTCTAACGAGGAGATGGCAGAAGCCCTCGGCGTTGCCATCAACCTGAATGCTGGTGCTGCCATGGTGTACAGCACACATGTGCTCGACGCCATGGACAAGCTGAAGCAAGCCTAA
- a CDS encoding TetR/AcrR family transcriptional regulator produces MSVGTRDALLNAAEHMMRSKGYAAFSYADLVDEVGIRKASIHHHFPTKEDLGVAIVEGYIERVQREFERIEAESDTLVDRLSAFTRGFQDGLLVGRLPLCGALAAEMAVLPERLQKLTYYFFDMQLKWLTKILDQAVARGQIPVETDTAKKAYEVLSLMEGSSFVSWAMHDRCPIDSSVLISVVKAR; encoded by the coding sequence ATGTCCGTAGGAACCCGCGATGCACTGCTCAATGCCGCCGAGCACATGATGCGCTCGAAGGGCTATGCCGCTTTCAGCTATGCGGACCTTGTCGACGAGGTGGGGATCCGAAAGGCAAGTATTCACCACCATTTCCCGACCAAGGAGGATCTCGGCGTTGCTATTGTCGAGGGCTACATTGAGCGGGTCCAAAGGGAGTTCGAACGCATCGAGGCGGAGAGCGACACCTTGGTAGACCGACTGTCAGCCTTCACCCGTGGCTTTCAGGACGGCCTCCTTGTTGGCAGACTGCCTCTGTGCGGGGCATTGGCTGCAGAGATGGCGGTGCTGCCTGAGCGTCTACAGAAGCTCACCTACTACTTCTTCGACATGCAGCTCAAATGGTTGACCAAAATCCTTGACCAAGCTGTTGCACGTGGGCAGATCCCCGTTGAGACGGATACGGCAAAGAAGGCTTATGAGGTGCTGAGCCTGATGGAGGGATCGAGCTTTGTCTCGTGGGCAATGCACGATCGTTGTCCTATCGATTCCTCGGTGCTTATATCTGTGGTCAAGGCACGGTGA